One genomic window of Citrobacter sp. Marseille-Q6884 includes the following:
- the tatE gene encoding twin-arginine translocase subunit TatE has product MGEISITKLLVVAALVVLLFGTKKLRTLGGDLGTAIKGFKKAMNDDNADAKKEADGSVQTEKLSHKE; this is encoded by the coding sequence ATGGGTGAGATTAGTATTACCAAACTGCTGGTGGTTGCCGCACTGGTCGTCCTGCTGTTTGGTACCAAGAAGTTACGTACACTGGGTGGAGACCTGGGAACGGCAATTAAAGGCTTCAAGAAAGCGATGAACGATGATAATGCCGATGCTAAGAAAGAAGCTGATGGTAGCGTTCAGACTGAGAAGCTCTCTCATAAAGAGTAA
- the lipA gene encoding lipoyl synthase, protein MSKPIVMERGVKYRDADKMALIPVKNVATEREALLRKPEWMKIKLPADSTRIQGIKAAMRKNGLHSVCEEASCPNLAECFNHGTATFMILGAICTRRCPFCDVAHGRPVAPDANEPAKLAQTIADMALRYVVITSVDRDDLRDGGAQHFADCITAIREKSPSIKIETLVPDFRGRMDRALDILTATPPDVFNHNLENVPRIYRNVRPGADYNWSLKLLERFKEAHPDIPTKSGLMVGLGETNAEIIEVMRDLRRHGVTMLTLGQYLQPSRHHLPVQRYVSPDEFDEMKAEAMAMGFTHAACGPFVRSSYHADMQAKGLEVK, encoded by the coding sequence ATGAGTAAACCCATTGTGATGGAACGCGGTGTAAAATACCGCGATGCCGATAAGATGGCTCTTATCCCGGTAAAAAATGTGGCAACAGAGCGCGAAGCCCTGCTGCGTAAACCGGAATGGATGAAAATAAAACTTCCAGCGGACTCCACTCGCATCCAGGGCATCAAAGCTGCAATGCGCAAAAATGGCCTGCACTCTGTCTGCGAAGAAGCTTCTTGCCCTAATCTGGCGGAATGTTTCAACCACGGAACCGCAACCTTTATGATCCTCGGCGCAATTTGTACTCGCCGTTGCCCGTTCTGTGACGTTGCCCATGGCCGTCCGGTTGCCCCTGATGCCAACGAACCAGCAAAACTGGCTCAGACGATTGCGGATATGGCGCTGCGCTATGTCGTGATCACTTCCGTTGACCGCGACGATCTGCGTGATGGCGGCGCTCAGCACTTTGCCGATTGTATCACTGCTATCCGTGAGAAAAGTCCGTCGATCAAAATCGAAACGCTGGTACCTGACTTCCGTGGTCGTATGGATCGTGCGCTGGATATCCTTACGGCAACCCCGCCAGACGTTTTCAACCACAACCTCGAGAACGTACCGCGTATTTACCGCAACGTACGCCCTGGGGCTGATTACAACTGGTCATTGAAGCTTCTGGAGCGTTTCAAGGAAGCCCACCCGGATATCCCAACGAAATCAGGTCTGATGGTCGGTCTGGGTGAAACCAATGCCGAAATCATTGAGGTTATGCGCGACCTGCGCCGTCATGGCGTGACAATGCTGACGCTGGGGCAGTATCTGCAGCCAAGTCGTCACCACCTGCCGGTTCAGCGCTATGTGAGCCCGGATGAGTTTGATGAAATGAAAGCCGAAGCAATGGCTATGGGCTTTACCCATGCAGCATGCGGTCCGTTTGTTCGCTCTTCTTATCATGCGGACATGCAGGCAAAAGGGCTTGAAGTGAAGTGA
- the lipB gene encoding lipoyl(octanoyl) transferase LipB codes for MYQDKILVRQLGLQPYEPVSLAMHEFTDTRDENSHDEIWLVEHYPVFTQGQAGKAEHVLVPGDIPVIQSDRGGQVTYHGPGQQVMYVLLNLKRRKLGVRELVTLLEQTVVNTLAEAGIDAHPRADAPGVYVGEKKICSLGLRIRKGCSFHGLALNVNMDLSPFLRINPCGYAGMEMAQVSQWDSHATTESVRPRLLANILALLGNPPHEYIAD; via the coding sequence TTGTATCAGGATAAAATTCTTGTCCGCCAGCTCGGTCTTCAGCCTTACGAGCCAGTCTCTTTGGCCATGCACGAATTCACCGATACCCGCGATGAAAACAGTCATGATGAAATCTGGCTGGTTGAGCATTATCCGGTCTTTACCCAAGGGCAGGCAGGCAAAGCAGAACACGTGCTGGTACCGGGAGATATTCCGGTTATCCAGAGCGACCGGGGCGGTCAGGTAACGTATCACGGACCAGGACAGCAGGTGATGTATGTGCTGCTGAATCTGAAGCGTCGTAAGCTTGGCGTACGTGAACTGGTCACGCTGCTGGAACAGACGGTCGTTAACACCCTTGCAGAGGCAGGTATCGACGCGCACCCGCGAGCCGATGCGCCGGGCGTTTATGTCGGCGAAAAGAAAATCTGCTCGTTAGGATTACGTATCCGTAAAGGGTGTTCCTTTCATGGCTTAGCGCTGAACGTGAATATGGATTTGTCGCCTTTCCTGCGCATCAACCCTTGTGGCTATGCGGGAATGGAGATGGCACAGGTTTCACAGTGGGACAGCCATGCAACGACAGAGAGCGTTCGCCCTCGTTTGCTGGCAAACATCCTGGCTCTGCTGGGCAACCCGCCGCATGAATACATCGCTGACTGA